From Cheilinus undulatus linkage group 15, ASM1832078v1, whole genome shotgun sequence:
GTTTAttcaatgatgttttttttcagagttCCTCAGGGAAAACTGCTGCTGTCACATCAGATATCTATAACAATTCTTGTCAACTTTGGCAGGATTTCTTCAGCAAAAGCTGGTAAATTAGAGAATGTCTCATTATGGTAGGCCAACTCTGGGACAAAGGCCACGGTTCTCAAGAGGGCAGGATCTGCTTGACCAGAGCTGACTGTGAAGGTCAAAACACCAGCCAAAGCCAATTTATCAGCTACACTTTTAACTTGATCTGATGTGGGACCAGCTATGACCAGAATCAACACCTGCTGGACTCCCTGCCTCCTGCGTGACCCGGTTGATGGCTGGAACATGTTGGCAAGGGCATAATTCATAGCAGCTCCTGTATTTAAAGTCGAGCCCCCAGTGAGCCTAAGCTGGTTTAATTTATCCACAACATCTTGTCTTTTGCTGTTGCTGTTCAGATAAAATTCAATTCTGGGATGCTCTGCAAACTGCAAGAGACCAATCTGGACCTTGTCTGGACCTACATCACTCTGGTTGACCACATTGATGATGAAGTCTCTCACATAAGGAAAGTTACTCCCAATGTAGTTTGAGCCATCCACTAGGAAGACAATGTCCACCACTATaagaaaagcataaaaaacacaagttaTCCAGTGAACGAAACCTGAGGTTCACATTTTCAGGTTCAATAAAATGCTACTATACAtatgaaacataaaacataaaacgtCAGATGATGCTGACATGTTTAATTGTAATAAAGTGCTTTTTGGTTTGGGTACCAGGCTCCGGTACAATCCAGCTAGACTTGGAGTCCAGATCCATCTTGACAAAGGCCTGCCCTGACTCAAAACTCTTGTTATGACAGCCTATATAGTGGCAGAAGTACTTTCTGGACTGAGTCCTTTGATAGGATTGTCATTATTGTCACTCCTGTCATGATCTGGCTTTGTGTGGTCTCAAGGACCTAATGAccacaataaaaaaatgggGATTTTTCCCATTAAACACTAGAAGAAAATGATGCTATCTCATTTAGGTTGTAGACTTTTACATGCCAATTAACATTCACAATAATACTTGTAGTACTGTAAATACATGGGATATTGCAACTCAGCGTTCCATTACTATCTATCACTCAAATGTGAGCTGACATGCCAACAAAGACCTACGAAAAGGTCTAAACtactgaaataaactgtttttctaATAGTgatgaatgtttattttcactcaGATTTCTGTATATGAATAATGGCAcatcaaattttgaaataacctcggatttttttttctaaagccaGGTTCCCGGAGGATTTGAACCTTCTGAGAAGTTTTCTTGCATCTTAAAAACAATCGAATGTATAAATCTGCAACTcagactgaactgaactgaCCTTCATGACATATCATGTTTCCCTGGGCATTTTTGTAcccaaatgtgtttttgttataAGAAAATCAGTTAATTCATTATCTTAATTTACACTGAAACACATTGATGTGCCTGGAAGTCAGAGTCCAGTACCTGGAGGTGGCTCTGTGGGTGCTTCCGTCGCCGCCACCCCAGAAAGAGTAGTGAGGGCATCAATGATTGCCCCAGGGTTGCGCGGCAGTATGCGGAAATCGTTCAGCCTAAACACAACGCTCTCAGCAAAGCTGATATTCTTCAGTTCCTGCTCATCAGCGTGTCTGGAACCTGCAGCCAATGTCAATACACCCATTCTCCTCAGGGCATTTGCAGGTTCCTCCACACTGTCAGTGGACTTTTTACTGGTCATCAGCAGTAAAAGCTGGGGTACCCCCTGTTGCAAACGGCTGCCCTTGTCAGCTCGCAGCATATTGGTCCGAACAAAGTCCAAGGCTGTTCCGATGTTGATTACCTGCCCAGATTTCGGTCTGATGTTGCCCAAAGCTCCCAGTAATGACTCCTTGGACCCATAGGTGTTAAGATACATCTCTAATTGAGGGGTATTAGTGAACATGGCCACACCCACTTGAACGTCATCTGGACCAATCGGCATGATGTCAACAAATCTTCTGATGAACTCACGAACACTGATGAGGACTGTTGCACCCATTGTACCGTCAATAAGGAAAATTATGTCTCTTTTTCCAATTGCCAagactaaaaagaaaagaaaaaaaccccatCAGAATGGAAACTTATGATAATAAATCTGAGAATAATAAACACAACCAACATTTCTAAAATAACCTGAAAAACTCAAatttattcagagaaaaaatgactgaacaaaaaaaaaatgaaatacatgtattttattctgaaCAGTTTCTATTAGAACAtttaaattttgcttttttttaaagcaatcaACAAGATTTCATGGCAACACCAGCAAAGATATAGTTCAATAATTTTTAACTGCAAGCTAATGTAATGGGGCCCGTGAGAGATTTAATCAGACACTCTTGAGCCTGCTAGGGACACTAGAGGTACAACAGCAAGGTAACTGGGTGGGATATTTGCCAGGACTTGTTCAGTCTTACAACAACACCCTCCATAATTCCACCAGCTATGCTCCTGCCTTCTTGATGCTTGGCCGCCACCTCAGGACTCTCACAGACATGCTGACAGGAGTAGTAGGGCCAGAAATTGCTACGACAACCACAGAGTGGGTTTGCAAACATCACAAGCAACTAAGCTATGCTTACAGGAAGGCCACAGCTCAACtaaacaaagcagcagacagGAACAAAAGGATGTACGACAAGACAGCCGCTGCTCCGGGTGTTGGACCAAAGGAGACGGGCAGGAGGAAAATTGACTGATAGATGGGAAAGCCAGCCTCATGATGGCCCAGCCCCATCCAGATTGTCCTGTGTACAAAATCAGGCCTGAGGGTAGGGATGGCCCTGAACGAAACAGCCTACGCCCCTGCCTTCCCTGTCCAGCCCAACCAGCAGCTGAGACCCCTGACCCCTGTTTGTTTTTGGGCACAATTAGATGCATGTGTGGGTGTTGGTACTTCCTGGACATTTTCTGGGGCTTAATAAACACACGTGGGCTGATCACACACCTGGTGAAGCAGCAGGCGCTGAGTGATGCGCTGTGCTCTGCggtgtttaaaaaacaacacaagtgATTCAGGGAGATAGAACCAGGTGCACAGGAGAATCGGGTGGGCAGACAACAGACAGCAGACAGTACACCAACCGACAACCAGTTCATCTGCCCAAAATACGATGCTGGAAGAGGCGATAGGAAGGAGAGTCCACCGAGGTACTCGGCAGAGTGGGGAGAAGGACTGGAGGAATGCGCACTTTTCACAGTGGACTGCTGGAAAGAGGGAGAGACACGCTACGTGGGAAACTGGAGGGGTGAATGCACGCTTCACCCTTCCCCCTATTAAGTCTCTCCTTGATTCTTTTATTGTGGTTTTAAACGTAAATTGGAGGAGCCCTGCAAGAACAGGAGGAACTTACAGTCCTACTAGGGATGggccttttctttgcattttggACTGTATTGTTTGTTATTGCATGTATTTTTCTTTGGTCGTTGTATCTACATAgaagttttgtttaatttgatttaaaccAATCTGAGTGTGTTAATTTAATTTCCTTGTTTATTTTTGAATACATTGATTATTTGGCTCATCTCCCTAGTTTTAACATTAACTTATTTGAGTCTCTGGGTGCAAAAGGACAATTATGTTCACATAGATTTCTTTCTGTGTCTGCCAGCTGTCTGAAATTGGCAAACTGTTTAaacttgtttcttgtttttccttgctaaaattcaatttcattatatatattttaatgaaaaagaaaccATCTTCCAATGGACATTGCTAAAccttaagggaaaaaaaaacatcacaaacagAACATATGTAAATAGAAACACCCTTCTACAAGAAACAGAGATGAACTTGGTTCAACTTACCTTCCTGAGCATGGAGGTTGGGGAGGAGTCCTACATACAGGACACCCAGGAGGACACACAACGGTAACAACCGTGGCCCCCTCATCTTCAATCACAGCAAAGGGGAAACCTGCAAAATAAGAAACAGTTTGACTTAATTATACATCAGCTCACACATGCAAGAGCCATATCTTATCAAAGCCTGCCCACTTCCAGGAAGTGTCGAATCCAATCTCATTAACTATTGCAGCACAAAAGTTTGGCTTGATGATTGAGAATAtgttaaatcttgaaaaaattTGGGGTCTCAAGAAAACAGTCACATTCCACTTGTGGGCGCTATCCATAAGTTTTGGGAGTCACAACTGACAATGAACTCTCGTCTGACCAACACATCACTGACACCCACAAAGATCCAGGCAAAGACTACAAGTCAAGTACAAGCTCAGTGCTCTCTGTCGCCTCTTCTCTCATACCTCTGTACAAGAGCAACATCCACTCTAACATGGAGAACTGATCACTCAGCGACTATAACAACTCTCTACCACTAACAAATAGAAATGCATTAGGATTACACACTGCCTCCATTCTCCCCTACACCAAACCAGACTTCGGCTCAAGAGTCATCTTGCACTAATGACTCCCGTCGCCCCCTCAACCCACACTTCACTCTGCTGCCCTCAGGCCGCAGTTAATGGACACTAAAATTAGGAATGGCTTGTGTCAGTAAGAACTAGGGCTGCTCGATTATGACAACATATTTTTAGTGGTATTGAGATCATGATTATTTAACCCTGATATTAAAATGTGTCTCAACTGTCCACACTGAGATTTGTTTGTGATTATATTGCATGTTCCTACTcacttctcttcttcttctgtgttcaCAGCTAACAAATGTCATCCAAGACAGTAATATTCAATTACAATCGTGGTGTAGCGAATTCCCAACATTCACTTAAAATCAACAGCTGTTCACCATTTTCATTGCatataatattaatataaaGTTACAATCTATATCAGTAAGGATGATAACATGCTACATGTTCCAGCCTCTCCAACATCTGTGCtgcatcatggaaaaaaggacaaaaacttgGAGAGCAGGGAGCCAACGTAAAACAGACTGATGCTGATTTATACTGCatacctaaaaaaaaatcatccctctgcagctctgccaaTGTCAGTTTGGACACAAGTGCTACCAATGGAAGCCAAAGCATTGTCGCAATAGCAGTAGTAAATTATATGAAAGCACTTGGAGCATAAAACAATACACTGCTTTCCAAATTATTACGCAAacaatatttttctctgtttttttcctaaatatttgaTGCAAATGacggtcagtataattttcaagccatcaaccattagagcataattcaaattttattaaacaaaccaCAAAatgattacttaaaaaaaaattcaaaatgcactgttccacatcaTGCACAAGAGTTTCAAAACATAacataggttgtaaagaactgaaaatggtcatctGTTTAAGtagcagcattaggaggtcatatttactgaaatcaaaagctatttcaatcaaaaaaatcataacaggccaagtttttggagagtttctgcttgaatttctttgtaagatgtcagaatatcctcccagagctgctattttgatgtgaactgcctcccaccctcatagatcttgaGGATCTTGAGGATCCTCCAggagcttgaggatgctccaaaggttctcagtagggttgaggtcaggggaggatgggggctacaccatgagtttctctccttttttgcccatagtagccaatgacacagagctattctttgcagcatgagatggtgcattgtcatgcatgcaGATAATTTTGCTAAGGAaagcacggttcttctttttgtaccatagaAGAAAGTGGCCagcagaaactctatatactttatcgaggtcattttcacatcttcaggaactctaaaggggcctaccagctcttaccccatgattccagccaaaaacatgactctgcctcctccttgctgatgtcacagccttgttgggacatggtggacatccaccaaccatccagtACTCCATCTATCTGGACCATGCAGGGTTGCATGGcattcatcagtaaacaagactgttggaaaatgaatcttcatgtatttctgggcccactgcaactgtttctgcttttgaGCATCGgctaggggtggctgaatagtaagTTTATGCAAGACTGCatgcctctggaggatcctacaccttgaggactgtgggactccagaggcaccagcagcttcaaacacctgtttgctgctttgtaatggtattttagcagctgctctcttaatcctatgaatttgtctggcagaaaccttcctcattggGCCTTCATCTGTacaaacctgtctgtgctctgaatctgccacaaatttcttcacagtacgatgatcccACTTAAGTTTACctgaaatatttaatgtttccTTACCTTGtacaaggcattgcactatttgacgttttttggcagcagagagatcctttttatTTCCCATATTTCTCAAAACCTGTGgcttgcttaataatgtggaacatccttcttaagtaaTTTTCCTTTAACTGGGCTCACCTgtcaaactaattatcacaggtgtctgagattgatttcagtgatccaaagagtcctgagacacaacaccatccatgagttttgttgaaaaacaaaaaaattgaatattcATGACAGTAAAATCcaatttgcttaataatgtggaacgtggtgtaAGTTTCCCCTTAACTTCTTCCCCTTCATATCACAGCAAAAGGTTACAAACATACATGGAAGCAGTAGAAGCATGGAAGCTGCATGACTCATTTCCTAAGAAATTTCATTATGTGGTGAGCTGCTAGAATAAAATAACTTCATTTCTGCACATAACTCCAAGTtcacacaataaaacacagcagcTGAATTCACCCGTCCCTTCCTAGACAGCCTGGTCCACTAAACCCTGCAGCCCACGACCACCAACCCATGGGGCCACCCTCCTCCAATTGACCAAACCCCCTCTGGTTCTCCTGGTTCATCTGGCTAGTGGTGTGGAAAACTGTTTCTTCACCCTTGTCCACTCCTGTACTTCTCTTAGAGAGGGTGTGGTTTTGGAAACATCTAACCATCCAAGCACTCTTCTTTAGTGCTCACCAATGGGTGAGGGGATTCTGAACACTATTACCAGCCGACTCATCTGAATGGGTGAAAAGATTCCTCTTAGACTACTCAGGATGTGCACAAATTTGGCTAACTCTGTGAAAGCCCATCATTATGACACTCACCATAAGCTTACATGTTATGACTGGTGACTATGCTATAGTCAGTGCACCATTTATAATCTACAGACAGTGCACTCAAGGTCAATCCACAGCAAAATTAAGCgagcatgcatttgtgtaaACCAAACAGCTCTGCAGGATGGATTCATTTAAGAAGAAAGAGGATTTAAAACTCACCCTGAGCTGAAGCAGCTGTACTCCACTGGATtagttttcaaagaaaaaattatATCAGctatgtaaaatgaatgcaggaaGGACTTTTGGTCTTAAACCAGAGGAGCTGTGGTGCTCAGTTCAAGGCTGGGATAGGACACACCTCCAAACTCCTGAAGTTCTGCcacctctctcttcctccccctcccaCTTGctctgaagaaaataaaaaaggacgGAGACAACCtggtcagtcacagggctgacacatagagacagacaaccaagcaTGCTCACACTTACACCCACCAATCTAGAGTGATCAGTTCAGCTAAAGAGCATGtgtttggtggtgggaggaagctggagtacccacaTATGCagagggagaacatgcaaaccctacacagaaaggccctgactgggaggtgaaccaggaaccttcttactGAGAGGTCAGCtcctgcaccaccatgcagcctgGAGAGACACTaccaatgctgaaaagtagatagaggttttagagcaaacatgctcccatccagacaaatgccttgactatttcagcaagacaatgttaAACCACAtaacacatccatcacaacaacatggcttcacagtagaagagtccagactctgaactggcctgcctgtagtccagacctttcaccaatagaaaatatttggagtataataaaatgcaaaaaaaaaaaaaaaaaaaagcaaagaagacccagtaCAGGTGAGCAGcaagaatcctacatcagacaagaatggggcaACATTCTTCTCCCAAAACTCTgtactggtctcctcacttcatGGACATTTACAGACTCATtggttttgccattttttgttgttgttattaacTATTTGTGCGTGCGTCTGTGTATGTATCCATATGTATATGCATTTATATATGGGTGTATGTAGGTGTTCATATTTGTATCTCTTGTGTTTAGTCCCTTTGAGTGCCTGAAACTTATGTTCAGTATTATTTGTAGTGCTGCTTTTAGGAAGAccatgtgttgttgttgttgttgtagtcaGTATGTTCTGGTTAGTGAATATCTATGTACATACTTTTGTACTTTGGAACACATTTGTACATCCCTGAATGGCAGTCTTAAAATCAGCACATATGTATGTATGCaccca
This genomic window contains:
- the LOC121522879 gene encoding collagen alpha-3(VI) chain-like, with product MRGPRLLPLCVLLGVLYVGLLPNLHAQEVLAIGKRDIIFLIDGTMGATVLISVREFIRRFVDIMPIGPDDVQVGVAMFTNTPQLEMYLNTYGSKESLLGALGNIRPKSGQVINIGTALDFVRTNMLRADKGSRLQQGVPQLLLLMTSKKSTDSVEEPANALRRMGVLTLAAGSRHADEQELKNISFAESVVFRLNDFRILPRNPGAIIDALTTLSGVAATEAPTEPPPVVDIVFLVDGSNYIGSNFPYVRDFIINVVNQSDVGPDKVQIGLLQFAEHPRIEFYLNSNSKRQDVVDKLNQLRLTGGSTLNTGAAMNYALANMFQPSTGSRRRQGVQQVLILVIAGPTSDQVKSVADKLALAGVLTFTVSSGQADPALLRTVAFVPELAYHNETFSNLPAFAEEILPKLTRIVIDI